In Gallaecimonas pentaromativorans, the following are encoded in one genomic region:
- a CDS encoding prepilin-type N-terminal cleavage/methylation domain-containing protein, translated as MTGFTLVELVTVIIVLGILSVAIGSRFFDRSGVDDVVTRDQILALARQVQMQAMQRTDSSSCHSLLVASHSVRVADANCALSAEDDLTVGAGSASLALTNGASAMALPATLVFNAMGQASRCNNGCRLEVQSAQSTALCIESQGYIHPC; from the coding sequence ATGACCGGCTTCACCCTGGTGGAGCTGGTCACGGTCATTATTGTGCTGGGCATTCTCTCGGTTGCCATAGGCAGCCGCTTTTTTGACAGGTCTGGGGTCGACGATGTCGTGACCCGGGACCAGATCCTGGCGCTGGCCCGCCAGGTGCAGATGCAAGCCATGCAGCGCACCGATTCCAGCAGTTGCCACAGCCTGCTTGTCGCCAGCCACAGCGTGCGGGTGGCTGACGCCAATTGCGCGCTCAGCGCCGAGGACGACCTCACCGTTGGCGCAGGCAGCGCCTCGTTGGCCTTAACCAACGGCGCCAGCGCCATGGCTTTGCCGGCAACACTGGTTTTCAACGCCATGGGCCAGGCCAGCCGTTGCAACAACGGCTGCCGCCTTGAGGTGCAATCAGCGCAAAGCACGGCGCTGTGCATCGAAAGCCAGGGGTATATCCACCCATGCTAA
- a CDS encoding type II secretion system protein, translating to MNRQQGFTLIELVVVIIILGILAVTAVPKFINLQDDAKEAAAHGVEASLKGASQLVYAKALIASKTNTGDSSQTVTVNGNDTVALVYGYPAASADGIAKAVEIDSPWTPAVSGAAYTFTYNEDSTCTVSYQAPAASNGSPTISRDCAAN from the coding sequence ATGAACCGACAACAGGGCTTTACCCTTATCGAACTGGTGGTGGTGATCATCATCCTGGGGATCCTGGCCGTCACCGCCGTACCCAAGTTCATCAACTTGCAGGATGATGCCAAGGAAGCGGCTGCGCACGGCGTTGAGGCTTCCCTCAAAGGCGCCAGCCAACTGGTGTATGCCAAGGCGCTGATCGCCTCCAAAACCAATACCGGCGACAGTTCACAAACCGTCACTGTGAACGGTAACGACACCGTGGCTCTGGTGTACGGCTACCCTGCAGCTTCTGCCGACGGTATTGCCAAGGCCGTCGAAATTGATTCGCCTTGGACTCCTGCTGTGAGCGGCGCGGCTTACACCTTTACCTACAACGAAGACAGTACTTGTACCGTCAGTTATCAAGCTCCGGCGGCGTCCAACGGTTCCCCGACTATCAGCCGCGACTGCGCTGCCAACTAA
- a CDS encoding prepilin-type N-terminal cleavage/methylation domain-containing protein, translating into MLRRQQAGVTLLELVVGMVVLGIAITLISASLLPLAVRSTDPWHQVRAAELGQSLLNSILARRFDQQSPLSGRRCDDTGTPPVPACSSTLGPDSEPSWHDYNDVDDFNGLSLSGAQVVDNLDPSLADIYNQYRVQVTVVYDGAALGLDNRQAKRINVAVTTPEGNDIVFSAYRGNW; encoded by the coding sequence ATGCTAAGGCGCCAGCAAGCCGGAGTAACTTTGCTCGAACTGGTGGTGGGCATGGTGGTGCTGGGCATCGCCATTACCCTTATCAGCGCCAGTTTGTTGCCGCTGGCGGTGCGCAGCACCGACCCTTGGCATCAGGTGCGGGCCGCCGAGCTTGGCCAAAGCCTGTTAAACAGCATTCTGGCCCGGCGTTTTGACCAGCAAAGCCCGCTCTCGGGGCGCCGCTGTGACGACACCGGCACACCGCCAGTGCCGGCCTGCTCAAGCACCTTAGGGCCCGATAGCGAGCCGAGCTGGCACGACTACAACGATGTCGACGACTTTAACGGCTTGTCTCTTAGTGGCGCCCAGGTGGTGGATAACCTCGACCCTTCCCTTGCCGATATTTACAACCAGTACCGGGTGCAGGTCACTGTGGTGTATGACGGCGCCGCCCTTGGCCTTGATAACCGCCAGGCCAAACGCATCAATGTGGCGGTGACCACCCCGGAAGGCAACGATATTGTCTTTAGCGCTTACCGGGGGAACTGGTGA
- a CDS encoding type II secretion system protein: MKGQQGFSLIELVIVIVILGLLAAVALPRFLDVTDDAQDATVEGVAGGFASAVGLVRAEWEVEGRPKGAANGAGASVTLDNETIYVDGTNGYPVGLAGAYASGMSSDACLAVLDAILQSPPRATTSDSNIGSNRYLVRLQSGSGGDTCVYYLIATLNKSSLPAAGDYNTAGVGNSFTYQPLTGKVMTYNNN; this comes from the coding sequence GTGAAAGGGCAACAGGGTTTCTCACTTATCGAGCTGGTGATCGTGATTGTGATCCTAGGGCTGCTGGCGGCGGTAGCGCTGCCGCGCTTTTTGGATGTCACCGATGATGCCCAAGACGCCACCGTCGAAGGCGTGGCCGGCGGCTTTGCCAGTGCTGTGGGTCTGGTGCGGGCCGAATGGGAAGTGGAAGGGCGCCCCAAGGGCGCGGCCAACGGGGCCGGCGCTTCGGTAACGCTGGATAACGAGACCATCTATGTGGATGGCACCAACGGCTATCCGGTCGGGCTGGCCGGCGCCTATGCCAGCGGCATGAGCAGCGACGCCTGCCTGGCGGTGCTGGACGCCATACTGCAAAGCCCGCCACGGGCCACCACCAGCGACAGCAACATCGGCAGCAACCGCTATCTGGTGCGGCTGCAAAGCGGCAGCGGCGGCGATACCTGCGTCTACTACCTTATCGCTACCCTCAACAAGAGTTCGCTTCCGGCGGCCGGTGACTACAACACCGCCGGCGTGGGCAACAGCTTCACCTACCAGCCTCTCACCGGCAAGGTGATGACGTACAACAACAATTAG